The following proteins are encoded in a genomic region of Pseudanabaena sp. BC1403:
- a CDS encoding IS630 transposase-related protein encodes MTAAYSIDLRKKAVSAIDRGEKKSHVCRTLNISRNTLDQWLKRREEKGSLAPEEYQRGPKPKIDDLEAFKTFAETHGHLTQKEMSKKWVKPVSRVLIGKAMRKLNFTRKKKLTVTKKGTSNSDKNLSN; translated from the coding sequence ATGACAGCAGCTTACAGCATAGATTTACGGAAGAAAGCAGTATCAGCCATAGACAGAGGAGAAAAAAAGAGTCATGTCTGCCGCACCTTGAACATCAGCAGAAATACGTTAGATCAGTGGCTAAAACGTAGAGAAGAGAAAGGAAGTCTAGCGCCCGAAGAGTATCAAAGAGGACCGAAACCGAAGATTGATGACCTAGAAGCATTCAAAACATTTGCCGAAACCCATGGACATTTGACCCAGAAAGAAATGTCGAAAAAATGGGTCAAACCAGTTAGTCGAGTGCTTATCGGAAAAGCAATGCGGAAACTCAACTTTACCCGTAAAAAAAAACTTACGGTTACCAAGAAAGGGACGAGCAACAGCGACAAGAATTTAAGCAACTGA
- a CDS encoding IS630 family transposase: MIHTRAKERFVYVDEAGIDNTIDYPYGYCHKSERFHATKLGHRTERLSMISGWRDGEIIAPMLFKGYCNTGLVCKWIEEFLVPELLPGQIVVIDNASFHPQQRINQLIAQAGCEVIFLPPYSPDLNKIEKFWARLKHHVSKIIGKCESLWDAVQQAF; the protein is encoded by the coding sequence CTGATACACACTCGTGCTAAAGAAAGATTCGTATATGTTGATGAAGCAGGTATCGATAATACGATTGATTATCCCTATGGATACTGCCACAAATCTGAGAGATTTCACGCTACCAAATTAGGACATCGTACCGAGAGATTGAGCATGATTAGTGGTTGGCGAGATGGCGAGATTATTGCACCAATGCTATTCAAGGGGTACTGTAATACTGGCTTAGTGTGTAAATGGATAGAGGAATTTCTCGTCCCAGAATTATTGCCAGGGCAAATAGTGGTCATCGACAATGCTAGTTTTCATCCTCAGCAAAGAATTAACCAATTAATCGCGCAAGCAGGATGTGAGGTGATATTTCTGCCTCCCTATTCTCCTGACTTAAACAAGATTGAGAAATTTTGGGCAAGGTTAAAACATCATGTCAGTAAGATTATAGGAAAATGTGAAAGTTTATGGGATGCCGTACAGCAAGCCTTCTG